Within Runella rosea, the genomic segment ACGGGACAATATTATTACGGCCTGAAATTTACCGACCGAACCTTCAAAGGAACGATGACCGTCATTAAGTAATGACTCAGTAGATACTCAATATTTTATCAATTAGCAAATCTGCCGTAAAATCGTGGGTTTCTTCGGGATAAAAATAATAGCGGTAGTTCAAGCGCAGTAGGTTGAGTTTGAAGCAGAGAATTTCGCCCTGCTCTTTGGGAACTACCCGGTCTTTGCCCCCGTAAAAAAGCATCGTAAGCGGTGGGGCCTTGTGATTAACGATAAAAAAAGGACTTGCTTTTTGGTATTCTTCGGGCGAATCTGAGAAGGTTTTTCCGATTAGTTGTTGAATCGGGATTTCGAGTCCCGCTTCCCGGAGCGGCTCAGAAGTCAGGTCGGTAGGAGCAGCTATACCCACCACTCCTTTGAGCTTTACCCCAGAAAAATTGGAATAGGCATAATTTAAGGCCAAATGTCCTCCCGCGCTCACCCCGCCAATCACAAACCCCTCTTGGGTGATGTTATACTTAGCGGCATTTTTTCGCAAATACTCCACCAACAGTTGGATGTCTGCCATTTGCTGTTCTAATCGAATACCTTTGGTACTCGTAAGGCGGTAATTGGCATTGACGATGGTTAAATTTTTGTTTCGACCTTTGAGTCCCATCACGCTGGGAATCAGAAACGACTTATCTCCAGACCCCCACGCTCCTCCGTGCAACAATATCAACACTTCCGAAGGGCGCTCTCCCGTTGTCACAGGGGCATATATGTCGCATTTTTGAACTGGGTCCGCACCGTAAGCCTGATTAAAATACTCTTTATATCCAGTCACTTCCTCTTCAATGGCTGGAGTAACTTCTGATAATTTACACCCACCCAAGGCTACCATCAAACACCCTACTAATGCTAATGAATACTTGCGCATCTTTTTTAGAAATTTTAATAAAAACAATACTACCTAATTGGCCTTATTTCTTCAAAAGAAACTTATTTAGTGGTTAAAGATACGATTTTGAATAATTGGTACATATACGATTGTAAACACTGTTTGGATTCATAGGCCTCAAAAGTTAGTCATTTATAAAAATAGACCAGTAAAAAACGCTCAATATTATAAAATCGCGGTAATTTTACGCCCTTTAGCGCTTTTGTAAGCAAAAAGATTTTACACCTCATGTTTTCACTTACCGATAAAGTAGCCCTCATTACGGGTGGTGCCAGTGGCATTGGACTGGCAATCAGCCAACTTTTCGCCCAACAAGGCGCCCACGTCCACATTCTTGAACTGAACGAAACGCTCGCGCAAAGTGTGGCCACAGAACTCCAAAATGAAGGGTTTAAAGCCCAAGCCCACGGGCTGGATGTTTCCAAACAGGCCGATGTTATTGCGACAATTGACGCCATTTCCCAACAACATCCCATTGACATTTTAGTCAATAACGCAGGAATCGCCCACATCGGAAAAGCGCATACCACCACCGAAAGTGACTTTGACCGTATCATGAACGTCAATGTAAAGGGAATGTACAATTGCCTTTTTGCTACTATCCCCCATTTCTTGTCCAAAGGGAGTGGTGTTATTTTGAATACCGCTTCAGTAGCAGCATCCGTTGGGATTCCCGATCGTTTTGCGTACTCGACTGGTAAGGGTGCCGTCATTGCCATGACACTCTCGGTGGCTAAAGATTATTTACATAACAATATCCGTTGTAATTGCCTCTCGCCCGCCCGCGTACATACGCCTTTTGTGGATGGCTTTATTGCCAAAAACTACCCAGGGCAAGAAGAAGAAATGTTTGAGAAACTTTCTAAAACACAACCCATCGGGCGAATGGCAAAACCCAAAGAAGTGGCCGCGTTGGCACTTTACCTGTGTTCTGACGAAGCGGGTTTCATTACGGGCTGTGATTACTTAATCGACGGTGGATTTGTAAAATTGAATAATTAAAAAGAAGGAACGGAAAGAGTGGCGTGGAAAATGAGGAATACACCAACCAATAAAAAACAATTGAAGAGCAAAAAATGGTTAGCGATTTGTTGGAAATGGATGTTTTTACTCATCATCACGCTATCGGCACAGGCGCAGGACGTAAACCTACCGCAGGCTGATTCGTTGTTTCTAAGTGGTCGGCAGGCTGAGGCAAAGGTGCTATACGAAAAACACCTTTCACAGGTCATCAACACGACCACTATTCCCATTCCGATTTATTATAAATTGGCTTTCATCAGCGAAAAGCAAAACGACTATGCGCGGGCGCTTTATTATCTAAGCATGATTTATAATAAACAACCCCGTCAAAATATATTGAATAAAATCAATGAAATTGCGGCCAACCACAACCTAGCGGGTTATGAAGTGGATGATTTCAGTTTTGTTTTTCTGTTCTTTCGCAAGTATTCCCTTTACTTCAATTTATTTTTGTTGATTGTAGCCATTTATGCATTTTGGGCGTTAAACCAAAAGAGAGTCAGGGGAGAATCTATCAGAAGCCGTCATAAATTTGTGGTGATTGCCTATCTGATTGCCCTGCTTTTACTGCTCAATCTCCCTGATTCTTACCAAATTGCCATCATTAACAAAGGTCAAACCTACTTGCGAGCTGCCCCCTCCTCGGCGGCTCCAGTCACATTGTCGATTGCCCGGGGAAATAAAGTAACGGTCATAGGCGAAACCGACGAATGGCTCCGAATTTGGTGGGACCAACAGCCGCTTTACGTTCGTAAATTAGACGTTTGGAGGGTACGTTGAAGGATTTTTATGCACAAATTTTTGTATATTCTGAGATAAACCTATATTATTGCAACTAAACAAACAAATCAGCAAATTCCATGAAGAGATTGACGCAAGCTTTACCCGTTTTTTTCGCCCTGTTCACGGTAGGCGTTATGGTTGGCTGTAAAGACGAAGGTCCACACACAAATCCTGAAGTTAAATTTGAAGCGACGCTGACCGGTGCTAATGAGGTTCCTCCTGTTACAACCAGTGCTACAGGAAGGATGGAAGGGATTTACAACAAAGAAACCAAAACCCTTACTTATACCATTACGTATTCTGGCCTTACACCGACTGCTGGCCACTTCCATAGCGGAAACAGTTGGGAAACTGGCGGAGTTATCCATACGTTTAGTGGAGTAGCAACATCACCTATTTCTGGTAGATGGGAGGGATTAAACCAGCAACAAGAAAATCTGCTTTTCTCAGGACTGTTTTACGCAAATCTTCACACGGCTGTTAATAGAGGTGGAGAAATTCGCGGTCAGGTAAATATGTCTGACTTTGTGGCCTGGAAGGCAGCCCGCCAATAACATTTCTAAAAATACTTTTCACAAAAAAGCTGCCTATCGGCAGCTTTTTTTATTTTGTAACTTCATCAACAGGTAAAAAAATAAGCGGGGCACTTGCCCCGCTTATCCTATTACTTATTTCCGAGTAACAGATTAATTACCAGCAACTTGTGCACGAATGATATTCAAAGCGGCACCTGCCTTAAACCACTCGATTTGTTGGTCGTTGTAAGTATGATTGACTACTACTTCGTCTTTGGTACCATCGGCGTGGTTGAATACCAACGTCAACGATTTTCCAGGAGCAAATTCTGTCAATCCTAAAATATCAACGCTGTCGTCTTCCTGAATTTTATCGTAATCAGCCTTATCCGCAAATGTTAATGCCAACATTCCTTGTTTTTTCAGGTTGGTTTCGTGAATACGGGCAAACGATTTTACCAGTACCGCACGTACTCCCAAGTGACGAGGCTCCATGGCCGCGTGCTCACGTGAGGAACCTTCGCCGTAGTTTTCATCACCCACAACAATCGAACCGATACCCGCGGCTTTGTAAGCGCGTTGGGTAGCCGGTACTGGGCCATACTCGCCCGTCAATTGGTTTTTAACGTTATCCGTTTTCTCATTAAAGAAGTTTACGGCACCAATCAAAAGGTTATTTGAAATATTGTCTAAGTGACCACGGTACTTCAACCACGGACCAGCCATCGAAATGTGGTCGGTAGTACACTTTCCTTTGGCTTTAATCAACACTTTCAAGCCTTTGAGGTCGGTACCTTCCCAAGCCGCGAACGGGTCGAGCAATTGCAGACGATTCGACGTCGGCGAAACTGCTACTGAAATACCGCTACCGTCTTCGGCGGGGGCTTGATAGCCCGCATCTTCTACATCAAAACCACGTGGTGGCAATTCATCTCCGCTTGGATCATCAAGTCTTACCTCTTCTCCCAATTCATTGATGAGGGTGTCAGTCAGGGGGTTAAACGTCAAATCACCAGCAATGGCCAAGGCCGTCACCAATTCAGGCGAGCCTACGAATGCCAGCGTATTGGGGTTTCCGTCGGCCCGTTTGGCAAAGTTACGGTTGAACGAGTGAACAATGGTGTTGCGCTCTTGCTTTTCAGCACCCACCCGCGCCCACATCCCGATGCAGGGACCGCAAGCATTGGCAAATACTTTACCACCAATTTCGTCAAAAGTGGCCAAGAAGCCATCTCTTTCTACCGTGTAGCGCACCTGCTCAGAGCCAGGTGTAATGGTAAATTCAGCTTTGGTTTTAAGGTGTTTGGCCGCCACCTGACGCGCCAACGAAGCAGAACGAGCAATGTCTTCATAAGAAGAGTTGGTGCATGAACCAATCAAGCCTACTTCAATTTTGGTCGGCCAACCGTTGGCCAAAGCCGCTTCTTTCATTTTTGAAATCGGCGTTGCCAAGTCAGGCGTAAAGGGGCCGTTCAAATGTGGCTCCAGTTCGCTGAGGTTGATTTCAATAACTTGGTCAAAATATTTTTCGGGTTCAGCGTAAACTCCAGCATCTGCGGTAAGGTGTTCTTTCACCGTATTGGCAATATCAGCTACGGCATCACGGCCCGTTGAACGCAAGTAGCGCTCCATCGACTCGTCGTACGCAAAGGTGGAAGTCGTGGCTCCGATTTCGGCACCCATGTTACAGATCGTTCCTTTACCAGTACATGACATCGAAGTAGCTCCTTCGCCAAAATATTCCACGATAGCACCCGTTCCGCCTTTTACGGTCAGAATACCCGCTACTTTCAGGATTACGTCTTTTGGCGACGTCCAGCCACTCAATTTACCCGTTAGTTTTACCCCGATTAATTTAGGGAATTTAAGCTCCCACGGCAATCCAGCCATCACGTCGCAAGCATCTGCGCCACCCACTCCGATGGCAATCATCCCTAATCCACCCGCATTTACGGTGTGTGAGTCGGTTCCAATCATCATACCGCCCGGAAAAGCGTAGTTTTCAAGCACCACTTGGTGAATGATACCCGCTCCGGGTTTCCAGAAGCCAATGCCGTATTTATTGGAAACAGAAGAAAGGAAATCATATACTTCCTGATTTTCAACCACTGCTTTACTCAAATCTTCTGAGGAGCCTACCTGGGCCGTAATTAAGTGGTCACAGTGTACGGTTGAAGGAACCGCTACTTTAGGACGACCTGCCTGCATGAATTGCAACAACGCCATTTGAGCCGTTGCATCCTGCATAGCTACGCGGTCGGGACCAAAATCAACGTATGATTTTCCACGCTCATAAACGGTGGTTGCGTCTCCTTGTGTAAGGTGAGCATACAGAATTTTTTCTGTATACGTAAGCGGACGGCCTACCACTTTACGAGCAGCCTCTACTCGTTCGCCGAGCTTAGCATAGAGGCTTTGCATCATATCTAAATCAAATAATGCCATAGTATATGAAATTGATGAGTTAATTTACAGGCATAAAACTACAA encodes:
- a CDS encoding alpha/beta hydrolase; the protein is MRKYSLALVGCLMVALGGCKLSEVTPAIEEEVTGYKEYFNQAYGADPVQKCDIYAPVTTGERPSEVLILLHGGAWGSGDKSFLIPSVMGLKGRNKNLTIVNANYRLTSTKGIRLEQQMADIQLLVEYLRKNAAKYNITQEGFVIGGVSAGGHLALNYAYSNFSGVKLKGVVGIAAPTDLTSEPLREAGLEIPIQQLIGKTFSDSPEEYQKASPFFIVNHKAPPLTMLFYGGKDRVVPKEQGEILCFKLNLLRLNYRYYFYPEETHDFTADLLIDKILSIY
- a CDS encoding SDR family NAD(P)-dependent oxidoreductase; protein product: MFSLTDKVALITGGASGIGLAISQLFAQQGAHVHILELNETLAQSVATELQNEGFKAQAHGLDVSKQADVIATIDAISQQHPIDILVNNAGIAHIGKAHTTTESDFDRIMNVNVKGMYNCLFATIPHFLSKGSGVILNTASVAASVGIPDRFAYSTGKGAVIAMTLSVAKDYLHNNIRCNCLSPARVHTPFVDGFIAKNYPGQEEEMFEKLSKTQPIGRMAKPKEVAALALYLCSDEAGFITGCDYLIDGGFVKLNN
- a CDS encoding SH3 domain-containing protein; its protein translation is MKSKKWLAICWKWMFLLIITLSAQAQDVNLPQADSLFLSGRQAEAKVLYEKHLSQVINTTTIPIPIYYKLAFISEKQNDYARALYYLSMIYNKQPRQNILNKINEIAANHNLAGYEVDDFSFVFLFFRKYSLYFNLFLLIVAIYAFWALNQKRVRGESIRSRHKFVVIAYLIALLLLLNLPDSYQIAIINKGQTYLRAAPSSAAPVTLSIARGNKVTVIGETDEWLRIWWDQQPLYVRKLDVWRVR
- a CDS encoding CHRD domain-containing protein: MKRLTQALPVFFALFTVGVMVGCKDEGPHTNPEVKFEATLTGANEVPPVTTSATGRMEGIYNKETKTLTYTITYSGLTPTAGHFHSGNSWETGGVIHTFSGVATSPISGRWEGLNQQQENLLFSGLFYANLHTAVNRGGEIRGQVNMSDFVAWKAARQ
- a CDS encoding aconitate hydratase; this encodes MALFDLDMMQSLYAKLGERVEAARKVVGRPLTYTEKILYAHLTQGDATTVYERGKSYVDFGPDRVAMQDATAQMALLQFMQAGRPKVAVPSTVHCDHLITAQVGSSEDLSKAVVENQEVYDFLSSVSNKYGIGFWKPGAGIIHQVVLENYAFPGGMMIGTDSHTVNAGGLGMIAIGVGGADACDVMAGLPWELKFPKLIGVKLTGKLSGWTSPKDVILKVAGILTVKGGTGAIVEYFGEGATSMSCTGKGTICNMGAEIGATTSTFAYDESMERYLRSTGRDAVADIANTVKEHLTADAGVYAEPEKYFDQVIEINLSELEPHLNGPFTPDLATPISKMKEAALANGWPTKIEVGLIGSCTNSSYEDIARSASLARQVAAKHLKTKAEFTITPGSEQVRYTVERDGFLATFDEIGGKVFANACGPCIGMWARVGAEKQERNTIVHSFNRNFAKRADGNPNTLAFVGSPELVTALAIAGDLTFNPLTDTLINELGEEVRLDDPSGDELPPRGFDVEDAGYQAPAEDGSGISVAVSPTSNRLQLLDPFAAWEGTDLKGLKVLIKAKGKCTTDHISMAGPWLKYRGHLDNISNNLLIGAVNFFNEKTDNVKNQLTGEYGPVPATQRAYKAAGIGSIVVGDENYGEGSSREHAAMEPRHLGVRAVLVKSFARIHETNLKKQGMLALTFADKADYDKIQEDDSVDILGLTEFAPGKSLTLVFNHADGTKDEVVVNHTYNDQQIEWFKAGAALNIIRAQVAGN